One genomic region from Candidatus Bathyarchaeia archaeon encodes:
- a CDS encoding deoxyhypusine synthase, with the protein MEKVKDFEISKGVSADTLIRQMLESGGFTAKNLALGVDILEAMLKEREILNFLSFPACIIATGTRGIIRDMVKRKWFHVLVTTCGTLDHDLARCYRDYFQGDFYMDDKELHRKGISRIGNVLVPNASYGEIIEEKMTEFLNSIYAEGKRELATYELCWEIGKRLNENSILYWCWKNHIPVIVPGITDGAVGYQIWQFSQDHKDLKINVLKDEQLLNDMVWGAKKSGALIIGGGISKHHVLWWNLFKKGLDYAVYITTAVEYDGSLSGARPREAISWGKIREKAKTVTIEADATIALPIVYTALLERL; encoded by the coding sequence ATGGAGAAAGTGAAAGACTTCGAAATTTCGAAGGGCGTTTCCGCAGACACACTTATCCGACAGATGCTTGAAAGTGGAGGCTTCACAGCCAAAAATCTCGCCTTAGGAGTAGACATTCTTGAGGCAATGCTGAAAGAACGGGAAATCCTCAATTTTCTCTCTTTTCCTGCTTGTATTATTGCCACCGGCACGAGGGGCATAATCCGTGACATGGTTAAGCGTAAATGGTTCCATGTTCTGGTTACGACTTGTGGCACCTTGGACCATGATTTGGCACGTTGCTATCGTGACTATTTTCAAGGCGACTTTTACATGGATGACAAAGAACTGCATAGGAAAGGCATAAGTCGAATAGGCAACGTGCTGGTGCCAAACGCTAGTTATGGCGAAATAATCGAAGAGAAAATGACGGAGTTCTTGAACAGCATATACGCTGAGGGCAAGCGAGAACTTGCCACCTACGAGTTATGCTGGGAGATTGGCAAACGTCTCAACGAAAACTCCATATTGTATTGGTGCTGGAAAAACCATATACCCGTAATAGTGCCGGGCATAACGGACGGCGCGGTTGGCTACCAGATTTGGCAGTTCAGCCAAGACCACAAAGACCTAAAAATAAACGTGCTCAAAGACGAGCAACTCCTAAACGACATGGTTTGGGGTGCAAAAAAATCAGGAGCCCTAATAATAGGCGGAGGAATATCAAAACATCATGTCCTATGGTGGAACCTATTCAAGAAGGGACTAGACTACGCGGTTTACATAACAACAGCTGTCGAGTATGACGGAAGCCTATCAGGAGCCCGCCCAAGAGAAGCAATATCATGGGGGAAAATCCGAGAAAAAGCAAAAACAGTAACCATAGAGGCAGACGCCACAATCGCCCTACCAATAGTATATACAGCCCTCCTCGAAAGACTCTGA
- a CDS encoding pyruvate kinase alpha/beta domain-containing protein, with the protein MVETGKILYFDAPGPQNTDHVVAMVKKRIEKGDVGHIIVCSITGKTALKVAETVKGIDVHVYCVSGAASWQIHGYKWPLIRGSIRRKLEELKVCIVERTPSTLSGDTVDYGLARYGWVPASWIIAETLEAVGGYGLKTAVEGILVATDSGVVPPYNTVISVAGTGSGADTAILAKATFSACIFSHDPDKRFQILEILAMPKNKKWHKAIDAGEFHVKETTNILGR; encoded by the coding sequence ATGGTGGAAACAGGTAAGATTCTATATTTTGACGCACCCGGGCCTCAAAACACGGATCATGTAGTGGCCATGGTGAAGAAGAGGATTGAGAAAGGAGATGTTGGACACATTATTGTTTGTTCCATAACCGGAAAGACGGCATTAAAGGTAGCTGAAACTGTTAAGGGTATTGACGTCCATGTTTACTGCGTAAGTGGAGCTGCCTCTTGGCAGATTCATGGCTATAAATGGCCATTAATACGAGGTAGCATAAGAAGGAAACTTGAGGAATTAAAAGTCTGTATAGTCGAGAGGACACCTTCCACATTAAGCGGCGACACAGTTGACTATGGATTAGCCAGGTACGGCTGGGTTCCAGCAAGCTGGATTATAGCTGAAACGCTCGAGGCCGTCGGCGGGTATGGCTTAAAAACAGCTGTTGAAGGAATATTGGTTGCGACAGATTCGGGTGTGGTTCCACCCTATAACACAGTGATTTCGGTGGCGGGGACGGGCAGTGGTGCAGATACGGCAATATTAGCAAAGGCAACATTCTCCGCTTGCATATTCAGCCACGACCCAGACAAAAGATTTCAAATTCTCGAAATCCTCGCGATGCCGAAGAACAAAAAATGGCACAAAGCAATTGATGCAGGAGAATTTCACGTCAAAGAGACGACAAATATCTTGGGCCGTTAG
- a CDS encoding P-loop NTPase: MKVAVSGKGGVGKTLVAGGLAYVLTKMGFKTIAIDADPSPNLALTLGLSSEEASRIVPISENKQLIEAKTSTGYAGVFRLTFTVDDVARDYAVMTPFGVNLIVMGTVRSVGAGCTCPANAVVRSLLRHLVVERDEAVVLDLEAGVEHMGRGTARHVDVMLVVVNANVKALETAKRIHELGVKAGMSRILLVGNKIENEAQREAVEAFANANGLEVLDFLPFDPKVVEAEMRGETPLKYGDTPAIKAIERLCDKLLQGNT, translated from the coding sequence ATGAAGGTAGCTGTTTCTGGTAAGGGTGGTGTGGGCAAGACTCTTGTTGCTGGCGGTTTGGCGTACGTCCTAACCAAGATGGGGTTTAAGACTATTGCTATTGATGCTGATCCTTCGCCTAATCTTGCCTTGACTTTAGGCTTGTCCTCTGAGGAAGCCAGCCGTATAGTGCCTATATCCGAGAATAAGCAGCTTATCGAAGCGAAGACGAGTACTGGTTATGCTGGTGTTTTCCGCTTAACATTCACTGTTGATGATGTTGCTCGGGACTACGCTGTTATGACGCCTTTTGGAGTAAACTTAATTGTTATGGGGACTGTTCGTTCCGTTGGGGCTGGGTGCACTTGTCCGGCTAATGCTGTTGTTCGTTCGCTTTTAAGGCATTTGGTCGTCGAACGCGATGAAGCTGTTGTCTTGGACTTAGAGGCTGGTGTTGAGCATATGGGGCGGGGCACAGCACGGCATGTGGATGTCATGCTTGTTGTTGTTAACGCTAATGTGAAGGCTCTTGAAACAGCCAAACGCATCCATGAGTTAGGCGTGAAAGCCGGAATGAGCCGCATCCTCCTTGTAGGAAACAAAATTGAAAACGAGGCTCAAAGGGAGGCTGTTGAAGCCTTCGCCAACGCAAATGGTTTAGAGGTTCTGGATTTTCTACCATTCGACCCGAAGGTTGTGGAGGCTGAAATGCGGGGAGAAACACCCCTAAAATATGGGGATACCCCAGCCATTAAAGCCATAGAAAGATTATGCGACAAGCTCTTGCAAGGCAACACCTAA
- a CDS encoding AAA family ATPase produces the protein MKILVTMGRGGTGKTSFVALMAKYFIELGEAPLLLVDADPDQNLGEMVGVDLHAAGKKSISELLVETFLEEGGTTVGVPPTERIESRIWAHGMYEGEHFDFIALGTKWVEGCYCLPNAALKGALESLTKNYRYVLIDSPAGLEHLNRRITSKVDDIFDIIDPSKKSFDHVERAYRVAKEVKIAFQNFYVVGGFRFPENLEGQARKALPFKFLGRIAYDENVEEYVLAGKSLLGISPETPAYISVKKIMENAGYGKA, from the coding sequence ATGAAAATTCTCGTCACTATGGGGCGGGGAGGCACTGGGAAAACAAGCTTCGTAGCCCTAATGGCAAAATACTTCATAGAATTGGGTGAGGCTCCACTGCTTCTTGTGGACGCCGACCCAGACCAGAACTTGGGCGAAATGGTTGGTGTAGACCTTCACGCTGCTGGCAAGAAGTCCATTTCGGAACTTCTTGTTGAAACCTTCCTAGAGGAGGGCGGAACAACAGTTGGAGTGCCGCCAACAGAGCGTATTGAAAGCCGAATTTGGGCTCATGGAATGTATGAAGGTGAGCACTTTGATTTTATTGCGCTTGGGACAAAGTGGGTTGAGGGGTGCTACTGCCTACCAAACGCAGCCCTAAAAGGTGCTTTAGAGTCGCTAACAAAAAACTATAGGTATGTTCTAATAGACTCACCGGCTGGCTTAGAACACTTGAACAGGCGTATAACATCCAAGGTGGATGACATCTTCGACATCATCGACCCTTCAAAGAAGTCTTTTGACCATGTGGAGCGTGCTTACCGCGTTGCTAAGGAAGTTAAAATAGCCTTCCAAAACTTCTATGTTGTTGGCGGCTTCCGTTTTCCAGAAAATCTAGAAGGCCAAGCTCGAAAGGCGCTGCCCTTCAAGTTTTTGGGCAGAATCGCCTACGATGAGAACGTTGAGGAGTATGTGCTCGCTGGAAAGTCTTTACTGGGCATATCACCTGAAACTCCTGCCTACATTTCCGTTAAAAAAATTATGGAGAATGCTGGTTACGGCAAGGCGTAG
- the cdhA gene encoding CO dehydrogenase/acetyl-CoA synthase complex subunit alpha → MKTGLGLIKNLELSIGRIVEEAWAEPMGPTPFPSLTALREWDMKLLQRYKPFYLPFCDVCCLCTFGKCDLTGNKRGACGINMAAQQSRIVLLACCIGAATHTGHARHLVEHLIENYGRRMPLDVGGLNIQVEAPVTRLVCGVKPETLGDLEEILDYVETQVTHCLSVCHTGQEGSNLDFESKVFHVGMLDHVGMEVADIAQIAAYGFPKADPDAPLVDLGFGTVNVEKPVILCIGHNVVPSVGIIDYMKENGLDGEIEVCGLCCTAHDITRYYKRGKIIGPISWQLRFIRSGVPDVVVLDEQCIRTDSFYEAQRIKAPVIVASEKNCMGLPNRTNDPADAIVEDLVSGKIPGALILDPEKVGEVAVKVALRVAPLRKKFKAIPEVDEVLQKAKECRQCGDCRRACPQDLHIPEAMKAAMEGSLAKLSDLYDLCVGCGRCEEACPVGLQIHSFIVKAGEKKLKEETYKVRAGRGPIQDVEIRNVGSPIVLGEIPGVIAFVGCANYPKGGIEVAEMCREFASRRYIVVTSGCAAMTAGMYKNEEGKTPYEEFTGEFTAGCMVNVGSCVANAHIAGAAIKIANIFAKRNLRANYEEIADYILNRVGAVGVAWGAYSQKAASIAAGFWRLGVPVIVGPHGIKYRRMLLGRADHEEDWYVYDARTGEKVYVGPAPEHLFYAAETKEEAMVMIAKLCMRPNDTTKGRAIKLTHYIDLHKRLYGTMPEDIHRFVRTIADIPVTMKDEIIKILEEKGWKETIIPDPTLLPRLIRKRKE, encoded by the coding sequence ATGAAAACAGGCTTGGGGCTTATAAAAAACCTTGAATTGTCCATTGGCAGAATAGTTGAGGAAGCGTGGGCTGAACCGATGGGTCCAACGCCTTTCCCATCGCTTACAGCCCTACGTGAATGGGACATGAAGCTTCTACAGCGTTATAAGCCCTTTTACCTGCCCTTCTGTGATGTATGCTGTCTCTGCACTTTTGGCAAATGCGACTTAACTGGAAATAAGCGTGGCGCATGCGGCATAAACATGGCTGCCCAACAGTCCCGCATAGTGCTTCTGGCATGCTGCATAGGCGCGGCAACCCATACTGGGCATGCCCGCCACTTGGTGGAGCATCTCATCGAGAATTATGGTAGAAGAATGCCCCTAGACGTTGGCGGCTTGAACATTCAAGTGGAAGCGCCAGTTACAAGGCTTGTCTGCGGAGTTAAGCCTGAAACCCTCGGCGACCTTGAAGAAATATTGGATTACGTGGAGACACAAGTTACCCACTGCTTGTCTGTTTGCCACACCGGGCAGGAGGGCAGCAACCTTGACTTTGAGTCGAAAGTTTTCCATGTGGGCATGTTGGACCACGTTGGCATGGAAGTGGCTGATATTGCCCAAATCGCCGCCTACGGCTTTCCAAAAGCTGACCCGGATGCGCCGCTGGTGGATTTAGGTTTTGGCACGGTAAACGTTGAGAAGCCAGTAATCCTCTGTATAGGACATAATGTTGTTCCATCCGTAGGTATAATCGATTATATGAAGGAGAATGGACTTGATGGGGAAATAGAAGTTTGCGGCTTGTGCTGTACAGCCCATGACATAACACGCTATTATAAAAGAGGGAAGATTATTGGACCAATTTCTTGGCAGTTGCGTTTCATAAGAAGCGGAGTTCCAGACGTTGTCGTTTTGGATGAACAGTGCATCCGAACAGACTCTTTCTATGAGGCTCAGCGGATTAAAGCTCCTGTTATTGTGGCTTCTGAAAAGAACTGCATGGGATTGCCAAACCGCACAAACGACCCAGCAGACGCCATAGTTGAAGACCTCGTAAGCGGCAAAATCCCAGGCGCATTAATCCTAGACCCAGAAAAAGTGGGCGAAGTCGCAGTCAAAGTCGCTTTGAGAGTGGCACCTTTGAGGAAAAAGTTTAAGGCGATTCCAGAAGTGGATGAGGTTCTGCAGAAGGCAAAGGAGTGCCGACAGTGCGGTGACTGCCGTAGAGCTTGCCCCCAAGACTTGCATATTCCAGAAGCCATGAAAGCCGCCATGGAAGGCTCTTTAGCTAAGCTTTCAGACTTATACGACTTGTGTGTTGGATGCGGACGATGTGAGGAAGCATGTCCAGTAGGCTTGCAAATCCACAGCTTCATTGTTAAGGCTGGGGAGAAGAAGCTCAAAGAGGAAACCTACAAGGTGAGGGCTGGAAGAGGCCCCATACAAGACGTGGAAATCCGGAATGTGGGAAGCCCAATAGTACTCGGCGAGATTCCGGGCGTAATTGCCTTTGTTGGATGTGCCAACTACCCGAAAGGCGGAATAGAAGTAGCGGAAATGTGCCGAGAATTCGCCAGCAGACGCTACATAGTCGTCACTTCTGGATGCGCCGCCATGACAGCTGGCATGTACAAGAACGAGGAAGGCAAAACACCCTATGAAGAGTTTACAGGCGAATTCACGGCTGGATGCATGGTGAACGTTGGTTCATGTGTTGCTAACGCGCATATCGCTGGCGCAGCAATAAAAATTGCCAACATCTTTGCAAAGAGAAATTTGCGCGCCAATTATGAGGAGATTGCCGACTACATCCTAAACCGTGTGGGCGCCGTTGGTGTTGCATGGGGAGCCTACTCCCAAAAAGCCGCTTCAATAGCCGCTGGCTTCTGGCGTTTAGGCGTTCCAGTAATTGTTGGTCCCCACGGCATAAAGTACAGGCGCATGCTTTTGGGAAGGGCTGACCATGAAGAAGACTGGTACGTTTATGATGCTAGGACCGGCGAGAAGGTCTATGTGGGACCTGCTCCGGAGCACTTGTTCTACGCCGCTGAAACTAAAGAGGAAGCAATGGTTATGATTGCCAAGCTTTGTATGCGACCCAACGACACAACGAAAGGAAGAGCAATAAAGCTGACGCACTATATTGATTTGCATAAGCGGTTGTATGGAACAATGCCAGAAGACATCCACCGCTTCGTGCGGACAATCGCCGACATACCAGTAACAATGAAGGATGAAATCATAAAGATTCTAGAAGAGAAGGGCTGGAAAGAGACGATAATCCCAGACCCGACGCTTCTGCCTAGGCTTATAAGGAAGAGGAAGGAGTGA
- the cdhB gene encoding CO dehydrogenase/acetyl-CoA synthase complex subunit epsilon → MAAEPWQTAEIPGPKKALVITKPEVVAAMIKRAKRPVFVVGHKAAEIDFDGGKLIDFIIEFSKKSGIPVVATAHMIGEFTKRGFKPAAFMPAVDIGNRLVDPDWAGVDGKGQHDLALFVGLYYYMEWTILSGLKHFAQHLKTISLDNVYHPHASWSFPNLSHEEWVKNLKVIMEKV, encoded by the coding sequence ATGGCGGCTGAACCTTGGCAAACAGCTGAAATCCCGGGGCCAAAAAAGGCTTTGGTTATTACTAAGCCCGAAGTTGTTGCTGCCATGATTAAGAGGGCTAAACGTCCAGTGTTTGTTGTTGGGCATAAGGCAGCTGAAATAGATTTTGATGGCGGAAAACTCATAGACTTCATAATCGAGTTTTCAAAGAAGAGCGGCATTCCAGTTGTGGCTACAGCTCACATGATAGGCGAGTTTACGAAGCGGGGTTTTAAGCCTGCTGCCTTCATGCCGGCGGTTGACATTGGAAACCGTCTTGTTGACCCAGATTGGGCTGGTGTTGACGGCAAGGGGCAGCATGACCTAGCCTTGTTTGTGGGGCTCTACTATTACATGGAGTGGACAATTTTGTCGGGGTTGAAGCACTTCGCCCAACACTTGAAGACTATCTCTTTGGATAATGTTTATCATCCCCACGCAAGTTGGTCTTTCCCAAACCTTTCCCACGAGGAGTGGGTGAAAAACCTTAAAGTCATAATGGAGAAAGTTTGA
- the cdhC gene encoding CO dehydrogenase/CO-methylating acetyl-CoA synthase complex subunit beta, with translation MFQDIPVDVGVIYEGERIRRKDMYVELGGPDVKEKFELARVKKPEEVEDGKITIIGPDIKDMEEGKTYPFGILIEVTGAKLEPELEGVIERRIHAYCNYIEGFMHLNQRYDIWLRLSKKSYQKGLNSFQYIGKVLHRLFKSELPIIEKMQVTFITDAEKVKELYPQALQIYEARDARARGLKDEEVDKFYGCILCQSFAPTHCCVITPQRYSNCGAISWFDARASANIDPKGPIFEINRGELLDPVRGEYSGVNEAVKKRTLGEINRVWLYTAFGYPHTSCGCFEGVAFYIPEVDGFGIVHRGYREVTVNGLAFSTLADSTAGGRQVDGFHGISIEYMRSPKFLQADGGYQRVVWMPKEVKERVKNFIPAELVDKIATEEDAKTIDELKTFLKERNHPVVERWKEEVAAVPEAVPAEAETREEAAPAMVPTITAATLPITAGGYKIILKDAKIYAKRVIIRSVKGEKAEKR, from the coding sequence ATGTTTCAGGACATACCCGTCGACGTGGGCGTAATCTACGAGGGCGAACGCATCCGAAGAAAAGACATGTATGTGGAGCTCGGCGGACCGGACGTCAAAGAAAAATTCGAATTAGCAAGAGTCAAAAAGCCAGAGGAAGTTGAAGACGGAAAAATAACCATCATCGGACCGGACATTAAGGACATGGAGGAGGGCAAAACCTACCCGTTTGGCATTCTTATCGAAGTGACTGGCGCCAAACTTGAGCCAGAGCTGGAAGGCGTTATTGAGAGGCGTATCCACGCCTACTGCAACTATATTGAGGGTTTTATGCATTTGAACCAGCGTTACGACATTTGGCTACGATTGAGCAAGAAGTCCTACCAGAAGGGCTTAAACTCCTTTCAATATATTGGCAAGGTCTTGCATAGGCTGTTTAAGAGCGAACTCCCAATAATCGAGAAAATGCAAGTAACCTTCATAACCGACGCCGAGAAAGTAAAGGAGCTTTATCCCCAAGCACTGCAGATTTACGAGGCAAGAGACGCCCGAGCTAGGGGGCTTAAGGACGAGGAAGTGGACAAGTTTTATGGCTGTATCTTATGCCAGTCTTTCGCGCCGACCCACTGCTGTGTGATAACGCCCCAGCGCTATTCCAACTGTGGCGCTATAAGCTGGTTTGATGCCAGGGCTTCAGCCAACATAGACCCCAAGGGCCCCATATTCGAAATTAACAGAGGCGAGCTGTTAGACCCAGTTAGGGGCGAGTATTCAGGCGTGAATGAAGCTGTTAAGAAGCGAACCTTAGGTGAGATAAACCGTGTTTGGCTTTACACAGCTTTCGGTTATCCGCACACTTCTTGTGGCTGCTTTGAGGGTGTTGCCTTCTACATCCCAGAAGTGGACGGTTTCGGCATAGTGCACAGAGGCTATAGGGAGGTAACCGTGAACGGTTTAGCCTTCTCCACTTTGGCGGATTCAACGGCTGGCGGACGGCAAGTGGATGGTTTCCACGGCATATCCATCGAGTACATGCGTTCTCCAAAGTTTCTGCAAGCTGACGGCGGCTACCAACGCGTCGTATGGATGCCGAAAGAAGTGAAAGAACGCGTTAAGAACTTTATACCAGCAGAGCTTGTGGACAAAATCGCCACAGAAGAAGATGCCAAAACCATCGATGAGCTGAAGACTTTTCTCAAGGAGCGCAATCACCCAGTTGTTGAGCGCTGGAAAGAGGAAGTTGCAGCCGTTCCAGAGGCTGTTCCCGCGGAAGCTGAAACGCGGGAAGAAGCTGCACCAGCCATGGTGCCAACAATCACTGCGGCTACTCTGCCAATAACTGCAGGCGGATACAAAATCATACTAAAAGACGCCAAAATCTACGCCAAACGCGTCATAATTCGCTCTGTTAAGGGCGAGAAAGCAGAGAAAAGGTGA
- the cdhD gene encoding CO dehydrogenase/acetyl-CoA synthase subunit delta, translated as MAEKREKDESVLGLKLNSRLLELLAKLQEIELEDFEMEVGDLEVWLQPGAVAAPVIAPPKVAPPVKVKPTQIIEVEFIPPVETYPGRVVEVKLGATKSEGGTRGKTVVIGGETTPAFYTFERPTPHQPVISLDVFDMEVPLAKAVKMHVKDVLGDPAAWAKLAVEKFGADMITIHLISIDPLVKDASPKEAVKTVEAVAQAVDVPLIIGGCGDPVKDADVFQEICETFAGERFLISSITRDMDVERCAKFIKKNGHVALSFTPMDLNLARELNRRLYDFLPKEDIVMDLTTAALGYGLDYAFTNMERARLAALMGDPELAHPMSSGTTNAWAAREAWLKMAPEWEPRELRGPLWEVVTALTLLLAGVDLFMMMHPAAVKTVKDVIAQLMGGKSGNADRLVEWVTAKV; from the coding sequence TTGGCTGAAAAGAGGGAAAAGGACGAAAGCGTTTTAGGGTTAAAGCTGAACTCTCGGCTGCTGGAACTTCTGGCAAAGCTTCAAGAAATTGAGCTTGAAGACTTTGAGATGGAGGTTGGCGACCTAGAGGTTTGGCTTCAGCCCGGCGCAGTGGCAGCCCCGGTGATTGCCCCGCCAAAAGTTGCCCCGCCAGTTAAGGTTAAACCCACCCAAATAATTGAGGTTGAATTTATTCCGCCAGTTGAAACCTATCCGGGAAGGGTTGTTGAGGTTAAGCTTGGAGCCACAAAAAGTGAGGGCGGGACAAGGGGCAAAACAGTGGTTATTGGCGGCGAAACCACCCCAGCCTTCTACACCTTTGAGAGGCCCACACCTCACCAGCCAGTCATATCCCTAGACGTTTTTGACATGGAAGTGCCATTAGCCAAGGCTGTTAAAATGCATGTTAAGGATGTTTTGGGCGACCCGGCGGCTTGGGCTAAATTGGCTGTTGAAAAGTTCGGCGCAGACATGATAACCATCCACCTCATCAGCATCGACCCGCTTGTCAAGGACGCCTCGCCAAAAGAGGCTGTTAAAACCGTTGAGGCTGTTGCACAAGCCGTAGATGTACCATTAATTATCGGCGGTTGTGGCGATCCAGTGAAGGATGCGGATGTTTTCCAAGAAATTTGCGAAACCTTTGCTGGCGAACGTTTCTTAATTAGCTCTATTACTCGGGATATGGATGTTGAACGCTGCGCAAAATTCATTAAGAAGAATGGACATGTGGCGCTTTCGTTTACGCCCATGGACTTGAACCTGGCTAGGGAACTTAACCGCCGACTATACGACTTCTTGCCAAAAGAGGACATAGTCATGGACTTGACAACTGCGGCTTTAGGCTACGGTCTAGACTACGCCTTTACAAACATGGAGAGGGCCCGCCTAGCAGCCTTGATGGGCGACCCAGAGCTAGCTCATCCTATGTCCTCTGGAACAACCAACGCTTGGGCAGCCCGTGAGGCTTGGCTCAAAATGGCTCCAGAGTGGGAGCCCCGCGAGCTTCGAGGACCCTTATGGGAGGTTGTTACTGCTTTGACGCTTCTACTGGCTGGTGTAGACCTCTTCATGATGATGCATCCAGCAGCCGTAAAAACCGTTAAGGACGTTATAGCCCAACTTATGGGCGGCAAATCTGGCAATGCCGATAGGCTTGTGGAATGGGTCACCGCCAAAGTTTAG
- the acsC gene encoding acetyl-CoA decarbonylase/synthase complex subunit gamma: protein MSEREVKGKIGVKELSPIDVYKLLPRTNCKECGEENCMAFATKVVNREVPIEKCPPILKKEFEKAYKQLKEMLKPAIKEVVVGTGERAVKIGGKLVMYRHELTYFNPTAIAIDITDEMPEEEILSRIKRVEEFRYEYIGQILKLDMIAVRSTSNDPDKFKATVRKVAENTNLPMILCSLNPTVLEAGLMAAPKARPLLYAATKDNWREMAELALMYGCPLTVFAPNNLKLLKSLAKTLLEYGVEDLILDPGTFAGEGLADTLNNFTMIRRLACKQGDELLGFPLMGVPMTVWLESAGIAPEIVKWREAYLAAMLIVRFADILIMHSLDGWALLPNVVLRANIYTDPRKPVAVEPGLKVFGTPDENSPVMFTTNFALTYYTVASDIESAKVNAYLLVVDTEGIAVDSAVAGRKLTAEKVAEAIKASGIENKVKHRKLIIPGKAARLSGEIEELSGWQVLVGPRDSSEIPKFLQEKWNP from the coding sequence ATGAGTGAAAGAGAAGTCAAAGGCAAGATTGGCGTTAAAGAGCTTAGCCCCATAGACGTTTACAAGCTTTTGCCCCGAACAAACTGTAAGGAGTGCGGCGAAGAAAACTGCATGGCCTTCGCCACGAAAGTTGTAAACCGCGAAGTCCCAATTGAAAAGTGCCCGCCCATATTGAAGAAGGAGTTTGAGAAAGCCTACAAACAGCTTAAGGAAATGCTGAAACCAGCCATAAAAGAGGTTGTAGTTGGCACTGGCGAAAGGGCTGTTAAAATTGGCGGAAAACTTGTTATGTACCGCCACGAGCTCACATACTTTAACCCAACAGCCATAGCCATAGACATAACAGACGAAATGCCCGAAGAAGAAATCCTGAGCCGCATCAAGCGGGTCGAAGAGTTCCGCTACGAGTATATTGGACAAATCTTAAAGCTGGACATGATTGCTGTTCGTTCTACGTCCAATGACCCAGACAAGTTTAAGGCAACGGTGCGCAAAGTGGCTGAAAACACCAACCTACCAATGATTTTATGCTCATTGAATCCAACCGTTCTGGAAGCTGGCTTGATGGCAGCACCAAAAGCACGACCGCTTTTGTATGCAGCTACCAAGGATAATTGGCGGGAGATGGCTGAACTAGCCCTAATGTACGGCTGCCCGCTGACTGTTTTTGCTCCCAACAACCTTAAACTTTTGAAGTCTTTGGCGAAGACGCTTCTGGAATATGGCGTGGAAGACCTTATTCTGGACCCTGGCACCTTCGCGGGCGAGGGCTTGGCTGACACCCTAAACAATTTCACTATGATTCGGCGTTTGGCCTGCAAGCAAGGCGACGAACTTTTAGGCTTTCCATTAATGGGCGTTCCCATGACCGTTTGGCTTGAAAGCGCCGGGATAGCCCCAGAAATTGTCAAGTGGAGAGAAGCCTACTTGGCTGCTATGCTAATAGTACGTTTCGCCGACATCCTCATAATGCATAGCCTAGACGGATGGGCGCTCCTACCAAACGTTGTTTTAAGGGCTAACATTTACACCGACCCCCGCAAACCGGTAGCCGTAGAACCAGGCTTGAAGGTGTTTGGCACCCCAGACGAGAATTCGCCAGTCATGTTCACAACAAACTTTGCCCTAACCTACTACACAGTGGCTTCAGACATAGAGTCAGCAAAAGTAAACGCTTACTTGCTAGTGGTGGACACGGAAGGCATAGCCGTAGACAGCGCAGTAGCCGGAAGAAAACTAACAGCAGAAAAAGTAGCCGAAGCCATAAAAGCTTCAGGCATAGAAAACAAAGTGAAACACAGAAAACTGATTATTCCTGGAAAAGCAGCACGCCTAAGCGGAGAAATAGAAGAATTAAGCGGATGGCAAGTCTTGGTAGGTCCAAGAGACTCATCAGAGATCCCAAAATTCCTGCAAGAAAAATGGAACCCATAA
- a CDS encoding YkgJ family cysteine cluster protein: MRCSGCGECCRETEMELSGEDIKRLVDAGYSPEDFIIICDGVPRLRNVDGWCYFYSKAIKGCRVYRIRPLGCRLYPVVYVDGEGITLDELCPMKHTVSKGEFRSKARILKKLLEKIYGEHVLR, encoded by the coding sequence ATGCGTTGCTCTGGTTGTGGAGAATGCTGTCGCGAAACTGAGATGGAGCTTTCAGGCGAAGACATAAAGAGGCTTGTGGATGCTGGTTACAGCCCTGAAGACTTCATAATTATCTGTGATGGAGTGCCCCGTCTTAGGAATGTTGACGGTTGGTGTTACTTTTACAGTAAAGCCATTAAAGGGTGTCGGGTTTATAGGATAAGACCTTTAGGGTGTCGCCTTTACCCTGTTGTGTATGTAGATGGTGAAGGTATAACCTTAGATGAGTTGTGCCCCATGAAGCACACGGTTTCAAAGGGGGAGTTTAGGAGTAAAGCGAGGATTCTCAAGAAACTTTTAGAAAAGATTTATGGAGAACACGTGTTGCGTTAA